A genomic segment from Amphiura filiformis chromosome 10, Afil_fr2py, whole genome shotgun sequence encodes:
- the LOC140162469 gene encoding histamine N-methyltransferase A-like produces the protein MMASNMSENKLFNLLSDMKHYHKTYAAYCSKTNKWQEWQKWTESAEFESNVVANLSKNFSGNMDQPIRVLGIGSGDGILEMHQLRKLAAKFPKISASVVEPSELITKYKDTVGRNPVADNITFEWYKQTFDEYLACHGSEKKYHFISVVHAVYFLGDPDVFIKKMYKLLEPGGILLVILLTDHTGSGSIPLHQSELKDDKTTNNYVNSSQVKATLEKLQIEYTQSIYKETTDITDFMTNDDSEEGELLLDFLTSTINFRKSAPYDVRARVMRHFQQGSHIEKTDDGDEKISYKHTSDVAILFVTRRDRAK, from the exons ATGATGGCATCAAATATGTCAGAAAACAAACTGTTCAATTTACTGTCTGATATGAAGCACTACCACAAAACCTATGCTGCCTACTGTAGCAAGACGAACAAATGGCAAGAATGGCAAAAATGGACCGAGAGTGCCGAATTTGAATCAAATGTTGTGGCCAACTTGTCGAAAAATTTTTCAGGAAATATGGACCAGCCGATACGTGTCCTTGGTATTGGAAGCGGGGACG GTATATTAGAGATGCATCAACTTCGGAAACTGgcggcaaaattccccaaaatatCTGCGAGTGTAGTAGAGCCCAGCGAACTCATAACGAAATACAAAGACACAGTTGGTAGGAATCCCGTGGCTGACAACATCACCTTCGAGTGGTACAAGCAGACCTTTGACGAGTACCTAGCATGTCATGGAAGTGAAAAGAAGTATCATTTTATTTCTGTTGTACATGCTGTTTATTTCCTTGGTGATCCTGATGTATTCATTAAGAAGATGTATAAGCTGCTGGAACCAGGTGGCATACTTCTTGTTATATTGCTGACAG ATCACACAGGAAGTGGAAGCATCCCACTACATCAGTCAGAGCTGAAGGATGACAAGACAaccaataattatgtaaattccTCTCAAGTGAAAGCCACATTGGAGAAGCTGCAGATTGAATACACCCAATCTATATACAAAGAAACTACCGATATCACAGATTTCATGACCAATGACGATTCTGAAGAGGGCGAGTTACTCTTGGATTTTTTGACTAGTACGATTAATTTTAGGAAATCGGCGCCATATGATGTGCGTGCTCGCGTGATGCGCCATTTTCAACAAGGCTCACATATTGAAAAgactgatgatggtgatgaaaaAATATCTTATAAACACACCTCTGATGTTGCCATATTGTTTGTAACAAGGAGAGATAGGGCCAAATAA